In Micromonospora sp. LH3U1, one genomic interval encodes:
- a CDS encoding DNA polymerase III subunit gamma and tau: MTLALYRKYRPRTFAEVIGQEHVTEPLSQALRSGRLNHAYLFSGPRGCGKTSSARILARSLNCEQGPTPEPCGKCESCRTLATDGAGSIDVIEIDAASHGGVDDARELRERAFFAPASSRFKIYVIDEAHMVSTQGFNALLKLVEEPPEYVKFIFATTEPEKVLGTIRSRTHHYPFRLIPPKVLRPYLEQLTQAEGVSVEPAVFPLVVRAGGGSARDSLSVLDQLMAGAGPEGVTYARAAALLGVTDAALIDEMCDALAAGDGAAAYATVDRVAEAGHDPRRFASDLLERLRDLIVLQQVPDAAAKGLIDGPADQIERMAAQASQLGPGTLSRCADIVHDGLVEMRGTTAPRLLLELICARMLLPGADDSTGGLLQRLERMERRLTLSGTDAPSAAAGSAPAAHPGVRPQHATPVPAAASPAPVNAPTSAPPWEVDPAASPTQHAAAPGSPASAALAGAPTSAARVSNAPTSGAPASQASAADSPIPASPGASTTAGSAPADRAAPVSPAPRRVVPPSAVLPDPATPAPPRPGAPAAALDAVAVRRVWPDVVGKVNRTNKRIAALMRDAVVRELDGDTLVLTVKSTVLAKMMADHAAVLTDALYEELGGRWQIRCDVAGERGGVSLSGTPRSQSAAPARPATPPPRQTCRPPRRIRRSRRPLPARRARRPRRRTRTRWRTLPGRGVRRPVRRRRPPLPARRARRPQRRTRTPRRAPLPGRGVRRPVRRPRSPLPARPPRRPPQRIRPALPARVRVAVPAWAGTDPVVTVQVGRAQRSPARRRMVTVQVGRAQRSPLRPRTTRTTGRRRPAPAVAPPLPRRRMTRTGRRPPARVARRPGTTQTPAPHRAAPARHPHRPARTAVARTAPARMAADPATQAVPVAPAQRPVAVSRACGATRHRRPGSRRQPVVPR; encoded by the coding sequence GTGACGCTGGCGCTCTACCGCAAGTACCGGCCGCGTACCTTCGCTGAGGTCATCGGTCAGGAGCACGTGACCGAGCCGCTGTCGCAGGCGCTGCGCAGCGGGCGGCTCAACCACGCCTACCTCTTCTCCGGCCCACGCGGCTGCGGCAAGACCTCCAGCGCCCGGATTCTGGCCCGCTCGCTCAACTGTGAGCAGGGCCCCACGCCCGAGCCGTGCGGCAAGTGTGAGTCCTGCCGCACGCTGGCCACCGACGGCGCTGGCTCCATCGACGTGATCGAGATCGACGCCGCCAGCCACGGCGGTGTCGACGACGCCCGCGAGCTGCGCGAACGCGCCTTCTTCGCACCGGCCAGCAGCCGGTTCAAGATCTACGTCATCGACGAGGCGCACATGGTCTCGACCCAGGGCTTCAACGCCCTGCTCAAGCTGGTCGAGGAGCCTCCGGAGTACGTCAAGTTCATCTTCGCCACCACCGAGCCGGAGAAGGTCCTCGGCACGATCCGTTCGCGGACCCACCACTACCCGTTCCGACTGATCCCGCCGAAGGTGCTCCGCCCGTACCTGGAGCAGCTCACCCAGGCCGAGGGCGTCAGCGTCGAGCCGGCGGTCTTCCCGCTGGTGGTCCGCGCCGGTGGCGGTAGCGCCCGGGACAGCCTCTCGGTGCTCGACCAGCTCATGGCCGGCGCCGGCCCGGAGGGCGTCACCTACGCGCGGGCCGCCGCGCTGCTCGGCGTCACCGACGCCGCGTTGATCGACGAGATGTGCGACGCGCTGGCCGCCGGGGACGGCGCCGCCGCGTACGCCACCGTCGACCGGGTGGCTGAGGCCGGGCACGACCCGCGCCGGTTCGCGTCGGATCTGTTGGAACGGCTGCGCGACCTGATCGTGCTCCAGCAGGTGCCGGACGCCGCCGCGAAGGGCCTGATCGACGGCCCCGCCGACCAGATCGAGCGGATGGCCGCCCAGGCCTCGCAACTCGGCCCGGGCACGCTCTCCCGCTGCGCCGACATCGTGCACGACGGCCTGGTGGAGATGCGTGGCACCACCGCGCCCCGCCTGCTGCTGGAGCTGATCTGCGCCCGGATGCTGCTGCCCGGCGCGGACGACTCCACCGGTGGCCTGCTCCAGCGCCTTGAGCGGATGGAACGTCGGCTCACCCTGAGCGGCACCGACGCGCCGTCGGCCGCCGCCGGCTCCGCACCGGCTGCACACCCGGGGGTACGCCCACAGCACGCCACCCCGGTCCCGGCTGCCGCCAGCCCGGCACCCGTCAACGCCCCGACCTCGGCACCGCCGTGGGAGGTCGACCCGGCAGCGTCCCCGACCCAGCACGCTGCGGCCCCAGGCTCTCCCGCCTCCGCTGCGCTGGCCGGCGCCCCGACCTCGGCTGCTCGGGTCTCGAACGCCCCGACTTCGGGCGCACCGGCCTCGCAGGCCTCGGCCGCCGACTCGCCGATCCCGGCGTCGCCCGGTGCGTCGACCACCGCCGGGTCGGCACCCGCTGATCGGGCCGCACCCGTCTCGCCCGCACCACGCCGCGTAGTGCCGCCATCGGCCGTGCTCCCGGACCCGGCGACGCCAGCGCCGCCACGACCCGGTGCGCCGGCTGCGGCACTGGACGCCGTTGCGGTACGCCGGGTCTGGCCCGACGTGGTCGGCAAGGTCAACCGGACCAACAAGCGGATCGCGGCCTTGATGCGCGACGCGGTGGTCCGCGAACTCGACGGCGACACGCTGGTGCTGACGGTGAAGTCCACCGTGCTGGCCAAGATGATGGCCGATCACGCGGCGGTGCTCACCGACGCGCTCTACGAGGAGTTGGGCGGGCGCTGGCAGATCCGCTGCGACGTGGCCGGCGAGCGAGGTGGCGTGTCGCTGTCCGGCACGCCGCGCTCGCAATCCGCCGCTCCGGCCCGACCCGCCACCCCGCCCCCGCGCCAGACGTGCCGCCCGCCCCGACGAATACGCCGCAGCCGACGGCCGCTGCCGGCCCGACGAGCGCGCCGCCCACGGCGGCGAACTCGAACGCGGTGGCGAACGCTGCCGGGTCGGGGAGTGCGCCGCCCAGTGCGTCGACGCCGACCGCCGCTGCCGGCCCGACGAGCGCGCCGCCCACAGCGGCGAACTCGAACGCCGCGCCGAGCGCCGCTGCCGGGTCGGGGAGTGCGCCGCCCAGTGCGTCGGCCCCGATCGCCGCTGCCGGCCCGACCACCACGCCGCCCACCGCAGCGAATCCGACCGGCGCTGCCGGCCCGGGTGCGCGTGGCGGTGCCGGCATGGGCGGGGACGGATCCGGTGGTCACAGTGCAGGTCGGCAGGGCACAGCGCAGCCCAGCGCGCCGGCGGATGGTCACGGTGCAGGTCGGCAGGGCGCAGCGCAGCCCGCTGCGGCCGCGGACGACGAGGACGACTGGCCGGAGGCGGCCCGCCCCGGCGGTGGCGCCCCCGTTGCCGAGGCGACGGATGACGAGGACTGGCCGGAGGCCGCCCGCCCGGGTGGCGCGTCGGCCGGGAACGACCCAGACTCCGGCGCCGCATCGGGCAGCTCCGGCTCGGCACCCGCACCGACCGGCGCGAACGGCGGTAGCACGAACGGCACCGGCGCGAATGGCGGCGGACCCGGCAACCCAGGCGGTTCCGGTGGCCCCGGCGCAGCGGCCGGTGGCGGTAAGCCGGGCGTGCGGGGCAACCCGACATCGGCGGCCCGGCAGCCGGCGGCAGCCGGTGGTGCCCCGGTGA
- a CDS encoding ABC transporter substrate-binding protein — MRAPRPKVAIAAVAVAALAVAGCAESNRDDNSGSSKKDTLVFGVAGDPKVLDPSFASDGESLRVARQVFETLVRPEEGGTKVTPGLAESWTPDAAGTTWTFKLRSGVKFHDGTEFNAEAVCANFDRWYNAKGLMQSPDVTAYWQDVMGGFAKNEDAELPPSLFKSCAAKDATTVDLAFTRVSSKIPAALMLPSFSIHSPKALQEFDASNVAGTAEDIKYPAYATAHPTGTGPFKFKAWDVANKTLTLERNEDYSGAKAKLKTLIFKTISDENARKQALRSGDIQGYDLVGPADVEPLKGEGFNMLTRPAFNVLYLAINQKGNPKLADLRVRQAIAYALNRQQLVDSKLPPGAKVADNFMPDTVEGWNGDVPKYTYDPAKAKALLAEAGASNLTLKFHYPTEVTRPYMPNPKDIFELLSADLKAVGITVEAIPLKWSPDYLNATTSGSKHDIHFLGWTGDYGDAYNFIGTFFDRPKDEWGFNNKALFDQFKDADTTADIAARTEKYKALNKSVMEFLPGVPISHSPPAIVFGKDVTGVKASPLTDERFATAEFK; from the coding sequence ATGCGTGCACCCAGGCCGAAGGTCGCGATCGCGGCCGTCGCGGTCGCGGCCCTCGCGGTAGCAGGCTGCGCCGAGAGCAACCGCGATGACAATTCCGGTAGTAGTAAGAAGGACACCCTCGTCTTCGGCGTTGCCGGAGACCCGAAGGTGCTCGACCCGAGCTTCGCCAGCGACGGTGAGTCGCTGCGTGTGGCGCGTCAGGTCTTCGAGACCCTGGTCCGACCGGAGGAGGGTGGCACCAAGGTCACCCCCGGTCTGGCCGAGTCGTGGACCCCGGACGCCGCCGGCACCACCTGGACCTTCAAGCTCCGCTCGGGCGTGAAGTTCCACGATGGCACCGAATTCAACGCCGAGGCCGTCTGCGCCAACTTCGACCGCTGGTACAACGCCAAGGGCCTCATGCAGAGCCCGGACGTGACCGCGTACTGGCAGGACGTCATGGGTGGCTTCGCCAAGAACGAGGACGCGGAGCTGCCGCCGAGCCTCTTCAAGTCCTGCGCCGCCAAGGACGCGACCACTGTGGACCTGGCGTTCACCCGGGTCTCCAGCAAGATCCCGGCCGCGCTGATGCTCCCCTCGTTCTCCATCCACAGCCCGAAGGCGCTGCAGGAGTTCGACGCGAGCAACGTCGCGGGCACCGCCGAGGACATCAAGTACCCGGCGTACGCGACGGCGCACCCGACCGGCACCGGCCCGTTCAAGTTCAAGGCCTGGGACGTCGCCAACAAGACGCTGACCCTGGAGCGCAACGAGGACTACTCGGGCGCCAAGGCCAAGCTGAAGACCCTGATCTTCAAGACGATCTCCGACGAGAACGCCCGCAAGCAGGCGCTGCGCTCCGGTGACATCCAGGGGTACGACCTGGTTGGCCCGGCCGACGTCGAGCCGCTGAAGGGCGAGGGCTTCAACATGCTCACCCGCCCGGCGTTCAACGTGCTCTACCTGGCGATCAACCAGAAGGGCAACCCGAAGCTCGCCGACCTCCGCGTCCGGCAGGCCATCGCGTACGCCCTGAACCGTCAGCAGCTGGTCGACTCGAAGCTGCCCCCGGGCGCCAAGGTCGCCGACAACTTCATGCCGGACACCGTCGAGGGCTGGAACGGCGACGTTCCGAAGTACACCTACGACCCGGCCAAGGCGAAGGCTCTGCTGGCCGAGGCCGGCGCGTCGAACCTGACGCTGAAGTTCCACTACCCGACCGAGGTCACCCGGCCGTACATGCCGAACCCGAAGGACATCTTCGAGCTGCTGTCGGCGGACCTGAAGGCGGTTGGCATCACCGTCGAGGCGATCCCGCTCAAGTGGAGCCCGGACTACCTCAACGCCACCACCTCGGGCAGCAAGCACGACATCCACTTCCTGGGCTGGACCGGTGACTACGGCGACGCCTACAACTTCATCGGCACCTTCTTCGACCGGCCGAAGGACGAGTGGGGCTTCAACAACAAGGCCCTGTTCGACCAGTTCAAGGACGCGGACACCACCGCCGACATCGCGGCCCGCACCGAGAAGTACAAGGCCCTGAACAAGTCCGTGATGGAGTTCCTGCCCGGTGTGCCGATCTCGCACTCGCCGCCGGCGATCGTGTTCGGCAAGGACGTGACCGGCGTCAAGGCGAGCCCGCTCACCGACGAGCGCTTCGCGACCGCCGAGTTCAAGTAA
- a CDS encoding DUF397 domain-containing protein, whose protein sequence is MELNGARWRKSSRSSGNGGACVEVADNLSGVIGVRDSKDPTGPALAFAPAAWRAFVTEFARRA, encoded by the coding sequence ATGGAGCTGAACGGCGCCCGGTGGCGCAAGAGCAGCCGCAGCAGCGGCAACGGCGGCGCCTGCGTCGAGGTCGCCGACAACCTGTCCGGCGTCATCGGCGTACGGGATTCAAAGGACCCGACCGGCCCGGCGCTCGCCTTCGCGCCCGCGGCCTGGCGCGCGTTCGTCACCGAATTCGCCCGGCGAGCCTGA
- a CDS encoding DUF998 domain-containing protein gives MELNRTGRVGALCWVAAVPIFLIASLITGLRWREPTYSWATHNISDLGNAHCGVWDTTRPRYVCSPWHPLMNAAFLTTAVLLAAGLLLTWRLLGHGGVVRSAQTLLLLATGGYALAGIYPADVDENLHVLGAFLIMGLGNVGLLLASFAPSTTTLGRWRRLTLAAGLIALVGTVLFFAQQGVGIGVGGMERVAVLPFPLWACCLGVLLAEAPLPHDLALSAST, from the coding sequence ATGGAACTCAATCGCACCGGGCGGGTCGGTGCCCTGTGCTGGGTCGCGGCCGTACCGATCTTCCTCATCGCCAGCCTGATCACCGGCCTGCGGTGGCGCGAGCCGACCTACAGCTGGGCCACCCACAACATCAGCGACCTCGGCAACGCCCACTGCGGCGTCTGGGACACCACCCGACCCCGCTACGTCTGCTCACCCTGGCACCCGCTGATGAACGCCGCGTTTCTGACCACCGCCGTGCTACTCGCCGCCGGGCTGCTGCTGACCTGGCGGCTCCTCGGTCACGGCGGTGTGGTGCGGTCCGCCCAGACGCTGCTGCTGCTGGCCACCGGCGGGTACGCCCTGGCCGGCATCTACCCGGCCGACGTCGACGAGAACCTGCACGTCCTCGGCGCATTCCTGATCATGGGACTGGGCAACGTCGGCCTGCTCCTCGCCAGCTTCGCACCGAGCACCACGACGCTCGGCCGGTGGCGACGGCTCACCCTCGCCGCCGGGCTCATCGCGCTGGTCGGGACGGTGCTGTTCTTCGCCCAGCAGGGCGTCGGGATCGGCGTGGGCGGCATGGAACGGGTCGCCGTACTGCCCTTCCCACTCTGGGCCTGCTGCCTAGGCGTCCTGCTCGCCGAAGCACCCCTCCCGCACGATCTTGCACTTTCTGCCTCGACATAA
- a CDS encoding YbaB/EbfC family nucleoid-associated protein: MQQMLKQAQKMQQQIAAAQAELAEAELTGTAGGGLVTATVSGSGELKAIKIDPKAVDADDVETLEDLVVAAVHNAAEAARELTERKMGPVAGGMGGLGLPGF; encoded by the coding sequence ATGCAGCAGATGCTGAAGCAGGCGCAGAAGATGCAGCAGCAGATCGCCGCCGCCCAGGCCGAGCTGGCCGAGGCCGAGCTGACGGGCACCGCCGGCGGTGGGCTGGTCACCGCGACCGTCTCCGGCTCCGGTGAGCTCAAGGCCATCAAGATCGACCCGAAGGCCGTCGACGCGGATGACGTGGAGACGCTGGAGGACCTGGTCGTCGCGGCCGTGCACAACGCCGCCGAGGCGGCTCGGGAGCTGACCGAGCGCAAGATGGGCCCGGTTGCCGGCGGCATGGGCGGCCTCGGCCTGCCCGGTTTCTGA
- a CDS encoding WXG100 family type VII secretion target: MTDASLIAGVQSTRKPWTGAAAADSFQGLVDAIHSEGWVDDLLAGAAFGVEAVATVLDPFSALLANGLGWAMEYFEPLREMLDELTGMPDVVASHASTWNNMAAELESMAADLKSHLGVDVPGWQGQAATAYHGLMAHNITAMDGLSGISAAMAAATQAAGNLVAFTRDIVRDLIADLVARVIVWAIEAIFVITIPVIAAQIVAAVVKWAGRILTYVAALISSLTNLSKLLNG, from the coding sequence ATGACCGACGCGTCGCTGATCGCCGGCGTCCAGTCGACCCGCAAGCCCTGGACCGGCGCGGCCGCCGCGGACAGCTTCCAAGGTCTGGTCGACGCAATCCACAGCGAGGGCTGGGTCGACGATCTCCTGGCCGGTGCGGCGTTCGGCGTCGAGGCCGTCGCGACGGTGCTGGATCCCTTCAGCGCACTGCTCGCCAACGGGCTGGGCTGGGCGATGGAATACTTCGAGCCGCTGCGCGAGATGCTCGACGAGCTCACGGGCATGCCTGACGTGGTGGCCTCACACGCCTCCACCTGGAACAACATGGCCGCCGAGCTGGAGAGCATGGCCGCCGACCTGAAGTCACACCTCGGGGTGGACGTGCCGGGTTGGCAGGGGCAGGCCGCCACGGCGTACCACGGTCTGATGGCACACAACATCACGGCGATGGATGGGCTGAGCGGCATCTCCGCCGCGATGGCCGCCGCGACCCAGGCCGCCGGGAACCTGGTGGCGTTCACCCGTGACATCGTCCGCGATCTCATCGCCGACCTGGTGGCGCGCGTGATCGTGTGGGCCATCGAGGCGATCTTCGTCATCACGATTCCAGTGATCGCGGCGCAGATCGTGGCGGCTGTCGTCAAGTGGGCCGGTCGCATCCTCACGTACGTCGCCGCGCTGATCTCCAGCCTGACCAACCTTTCCAAGCTGTTGAACGGCTAG
- a CDS encoding YbaB/EbfC family nucleoid-associated protein, which translates to MTAEVPHAGGLLDPDGAMDRLAEWKGRLDQLATATDAMSDRIQDLRVTVADGNGLVEVTVDSVGALVDLQLGQRIQRVAPDVVARTIMNTIGVAKRQLADRAQEIIGDTLGTDSPAARAIAERVGQQLREANPPLDGPDEQHGRW; encoded by the coding sequence ATGACGGCCGAGGTTCCACACGCGGGTGGGCTACTGGACCCGGACGGCGCCATGGATCGGTTGGCGGAGTGGAAGGGGCGCCTGGACCAGTTGGCGACCGCCACCGACGCGATGAGCGACCGCATCCAGGATCTACGGGTGACGGTCGCCGACGGCAACGGGCTGGTGGAGGTCACGGTCGACTCCGTGGGGGCGCTCGTCGATCTGCAACTGGGCCAGCGAATTCAACGGGTCGCACCCGATGTCGTCGCCAGGACGATCATGAACACGATCGGTGTGGCCAAGCGGCAGTTGGCCGACCGTGCTCAGGAGATCATCGGCGACACGCTGGGCACCGATTCGCCTGCGGCTCGGGCGATCGCCGAACGCGTCGGGCAGCAGCTGCGCGAGGCCAACCCCCCGCTGGACGGCCCGGACGAGCAGCACGGCCGGTGGTGA
- a CDS encoding pentapeptide repeat-containing protein: protein MSKYKRSGADVIRWPDSPDAREALEEWFAAPPSTSYLSGDFLDFRGADLSRLDLTGAYLANSDLVGVRFEEANLGDANLANAELQGADFSFADLAKAEMVGCSADKARFRSARLFSVQLDDAVLTGADLSYAILNSAKFYKTDLRDANLEYASLRWCTLGGTSMPAVLSGARMFGCQFEGAKGAVVGPVFVDEGATRSLGGGELEAWFSAQGAENIQVVG from the coding sequence ATGAGCAAATATAAGCGGAGCGGCGCCGATGTGATCCGCTGGCCGGACAGCCCCGACGCTCGGGAAGCGCTTGAGGAGTGGTTCGCCGCACCTCCGTCCACCTCGTACCTGTCGGGTGATTTTCTTGATTTTCGCGGCGCGGATCTCAGCCGTCTCGACCTGACCGGCGCCTACCTTGCCAATTCCGACCTGGTGGGCGTCCGATTCGAGGAGGCCAATCTCGGCGACGCCAACCTGGCCAACGCCGAGTTGCAGGGCGCGGATTTCTCCTTCGCTGACCTGGCCAAAGCGGAAATGGTCGGCTGCTCAGCCGATAAGGCGCGGTTCCGCTCGGCTCGGCTGTTCTCGGTGCAACTCGACGATGCGGTTCTGACGGGTGCGGATCTCAGCTACGCGATCCTCAATTCCGCCAAGTTCTACAAAACCGATCTGCGTGACGCCAACCTTGAATACGCCAGCCTGCGCTGGTGCACGCTCGGTGGCACGAGCATGCCCGCGGTGCTGAGTGGCGCGAGGATGTTCGGCTGCCAGTTCGAAGGTGCGAAGGGGGCCGTCGTCGGTCCGGTCTTCGTCGACGAGGGAGCGACCCGGTCCCTCGGCGGCGGCGAGCTCGAGGCGTGGTTCTCGGCGCAGGGCGCGGAGAACATCCAGGTGGTGGGCTGA
- a CDS encoding type VII secretion target, which translates to MSGGFEVDAEQIRQHARNIEALRTRFGAVKAASAHITQDDAAYGMLCGWISGILEGRHTRQDELIAYVEENLSLVVKGLGTTADNYDNADVDSDSTIRKVGSQLDRAS; encoded by the coding sequence GTGAGCGGCGGGTTCGAGGTCGACGCCGAGCAGATCCGCCAGCACGCGCGCAACATCGAGGCGCTGCGCACCCGGTTCGGCGCGGTCAAGGCCGCCAGCGCCCACATCACGCAGGACGACGCGGCGTACGGGATGTTGTGTGGGTGGATCTCCGGGATCCTGGAGGGTCGGCACACTCGGCAGGACGAGCTGATCGCCTACGTCGAGGAGAACCTGTCCCTGGTGGTGAAGGGGCTGGGCACGACCGCCGACAACTACGACAACGCGGACGTGGACTCCGACAGCACGATCCGCAAGGTCGGCAGCCAACTGGACAGAGCGTCATGA
- a CDS encoding class I SAM-dependent methyltransferase → MNDATWQWDETLYAGSASHYSIGRLPYPPSLAEAIGTALDLDGTGRLLDVGCGPGSVTLLLAPLFEAAVGVDADQDMLVEARRRADEVGATNVAWRHLRAEALPADLGTFRVVTFAQSFHWMDRPLVVGRVRDMLTPDGAWVHVGANTHQGVTGDDPLPYPRPPWRQIDELVASYLGPVRRAGQGLLPTGTPSGEGEIMRAAGFTDPTRITVEQGMVVERGVDEVASAVFSLSSSAPHLFADRLPAFEADLRRLLSDAARDGRFAERRRGIDVVIWRP, encoded by the coding sequence GTGAATGACGCGACGTGGCAGTGGGACGAGACCTTGTACGCGGGCAGCGCCAGTCACTACAGCATCGGTCGTCTGCCCTATCCGCCCAGCCTCGCCGAGGCCATCGGCACCGCGCTCGACCTGGACGGCACCGGCCGACTCCTGGACGTCGGCTGCGGGCCCGGATCGGTGACGCTGCTGCTCGCGCCCCTGTTCGAGGCGGCGGTCGGCGTCGACGCCGACCAGGACATGCTCGTCGAGGCCCGGCGCAGAGCCGACGAGGTCGGGGCCACAAACGTCGCGTGGCGGCACCTGCGCGCCGAGGCGCTGCCGGCCGACCTGGGTACGTTCCGGGTGGTCACGTTCGCCCAGTCGTTCCACTGGATGGACCGGCCGCTCGTGGTTGGTCGCGTCCGCGACATGCTCACGCCCGACGGGGCCTGGGTCCACGTCGGCGCCAACACGCACCAGGGCGTGACCGGGGACGACCCGCTGCCGTACCCCCGACCGCCCTGGCGGCAGATTGACGAGCTGGTGGCGAGCTACCTGGGACCGGTCCGCCGGGCCGGACAGGGGTTGTTGCCGACCGGCACCCCCTCCGGTGAGGGGGAGATCATGCGCGCGGCGGGCTTCACCGACCCCACCCGAATCACCGTCGAACAGGGGATGGTCGTGGAGCGCGGTGTCGACGAGGTCGCCTCTGCGGTGTTCTCGCTGTCCAGCTCGGCACCGCACCTGTTCGCCGATCGACTCCCCGCCTTCGAGGCGGACCTGCGTCGGCTCCTGTCGGACGCGGCGCGAGATGGGCGCTTCGCGGAGCGGCGACGAGGGATCGACGTCGTCATCTGGCGCCCCTGA
- the recR gene encoding recombination mediator RecR, with translation MYEGAIQDLIDELGRLPGVGPKSAQRIAFHVLSADPADVNRLAGALRKVKELVRFCTTCYNVAESEQCRICRDPRRTDEVLCVVEEPKDVVAVERTGEFRGRYHVLGGAINPLEGIGPDNLRIRELLIRLSGGAVRELILATDPNTEGEATATYLALMVKPMGISVTRLASGLPVGGDLEYADEITLGRAFEGRRAV, from the coding sequence ATGTACGAAGGTGCCATCCAGGATCTGATCGACGAGCTGGGTCGGCTGCCGGGCGTGGGCCCGAAGAGCGCCCAGCGGATCGCGTTCCACGTCCTGTCGGCTGATCCGGCCGACGTCAACCGGCTGGCCGGCGCGCTGCGCAAGGTCAAGGAGCTGGTGCGGTTCTGCACGACCTGTTACAACGTGGCCGAGTCCGAGCAGTGCCGGATCTGCCGCGACCCGCGCCGCACCGACGAGGTGCTGTGCGTGGTGGAGGAGCCCAAGGACGTGGTGGCCGTCGAGCGGACCGGTGAGTTCCGCGGTCGCTACCACGTGCTCGGCGGCGCGATCAATCCGCTGGAGGGGATCGGCCCCGACAATCTGCGCATCCGGGAGTTGCTGATCCGGCTCAGCGGCGGCGCGGTACGGGAGTTGATCCTGGCCACCGATCCGAACACCGAGGGCGAGGCGACCGCCACCTACCTGGCGCTGATGGTGAAGCCGATGGGCATCTCGGTGACCCGGCTGGCCAGTGGGCTGCCGGTCGGCGGCGACCTGGAGTACGCCGACGAGATCACCCTCGGTCGCGCCTTCGAGGGCCGCCGGGCGGTCTGA